From a single Okeanomitos corallinicola TIOX110 genomic region:
- a CDS encoding Panacea domain-containing protein codes for MSIQFRFHPEKAVEAAAILMKLHGKPIKYLGLLKMLYIADRIALERIEQPITGDHYVSMKYGPVLSGVYDLIKGKPIDDALPLWSEYISPGDKNFVYLVKDPGNDELCEEEEEILQEVYQSFGHLDPFHVAEWTHDLPEWKDPHGSAIPISVEDILKNVGKSEEEIEEIRQIALREAYLDEVLRV; via the coding sequence ATGTCTATCCAGTTTCGGTTTCACCCAGAAAAAGCTGTAGAAGCAGCAGCTATACTTATGAAGCTGCATGGTAAGCCTATCAAGTATTTAGGCTTGCTAAAAATGCTGTATATAGCTGATAGAATTGCATTAGAACGAATAGAACAACCCATAACAGGTGATCATTATGTATCAATGAAATATGGTCCTGTTCTTAGTGGTGTTTATGATCTAATTAAAGGTAAACCTATTGATGATGCTCTACCTCTTTGGTCTGAGTACATTTCCCCTGGTGATAAGAACTTTGTTTACTTAGTCAAAGATCCAGGAAATGATGAACTATGCGAAGAAGAAGAGGAGATTCTTCAAGAAGTATATCAAAGCTTTGGACATCTTGATCCATTTCATGTTGCTGAATGGACTCATGATTTACCAGAGTGGAAAGATCCTCATGGTTCTGCTATTCCCATTTCAGTAGAAGATATTCTGAAAAATGTTGGTAAAAGCGAGGAAGAAATTGAGGAAATTAGACAAATAGCACTGAGGGAAGCATATTTAGATGAGGTGCTACGTGTCTAG